A stretch of Zootoca vivipara chromosome 13, rZooViv1.1, whole genome shotgun sequence DNA encodes these proteins:
- the LOC118077876 gene encoding olfactory receptor 6M1-like, translating to MEKYNKTIVTEFILLGFETIHSVEILIFISFLVIYALTIAGNVTLIALVLANPHLQLPMYIFLINLSFLELIITSTVMPKMLINFITGKKTISFVGCLTQSYFYFLMGSTEFFILTVMSFDRYVAICYPLRYASIMNSNACFQLLLGSWIGGFLIILVPSIVTAGLPFCGPNIVNHFFCDSAPLLKLVCADTSLAEKVDFGTSCILLLGSLLITVVSYIYIIVAVLKIPSTQGRQKAFSTCVSHITVVSLYYESSIVIYVRPTKGNVLDFNKIGTVLNTIVTPMLNPFIYCLRNEKVKDCLRLSFSKIIMFLKK from the coding sequence ATGGAGAAATATAATAAGACTATTGTGACTGAATTCATCCTTTTGGGATTTGAGACAATCCACTCTGTTGAGATACTGAtcttcatttccttccttgttATATATGCATTGACCATTGCTGGTAATGTTACATTAATTGCACTAGTACTGGCCAATCCCCATCTTCAATTGCCTATGTATATTTTCTTAATTAACCTTTCATTCCTGGAACTCATAATCACATCAACTGTCATGCCTAAAATGCTAATAAATTTTATCACGGGGAAGAAGACCATCTCCTTTGTGGGCTGCCTCACTCAGTCATACTTCTATTTCCTCATGGGCTCAACAGAATTCTTCATTCTGACTGTAATGTCATTTGATCGCTATGTTGCAATATGCTACCCATTGCGCTATGCATCCATCATGAACAGCAATGCCTGTTTCCAGCTCCTTTTGGGATCATGGATTGGTGGCTTCCTGATTATTCTAGTTCCCAGCATTGTAACAGCTGGCCTTCCATTCTGTGGCCCAAATATAGTCAACCACTTCTTCTGTGACAGCGCCCCCTTGCTCAAGCTTGTCTGTGCTGACACATCATTGGCTGAAAAGGTTGATTTTGGGACATCTTGCATATTGCTTCTGGGTTCCCTTCTTATAACAGTTGTGTCctatatttatattattgttgCTGTCTTGAAGATACCATCAACACAAGGTCGACAGAAGGCTTTCTCGACCTGTGTTTCTCATATCACTGTGGTATCATTGTATTACGAGAGCTCAATTGTCATTTATGTACGTCCGACCAAAGGGAATGTTCTGGATTTCAACAAAATAGGCACAGTACTGAACACAATAGTGACACCCATGCTAAACCCTTTCATATACTGTCTCAGGAATGAAAAGGTGAAGGATTGCCTGAGACTTTCATTCAGTAAAATCATAATGTTTCTTAAGAAATGA
- the LOC118077874 gene encoding olfactory receptor 4D1-like yields the protein MALKKYNTTVTEFILLGFSQSAKIQSILFFIFLTMYIITWLGNLTIIITVIYTRHLHTPMYFFLSNLAVIDISDCTVTALKMLWDLISHTNSISYNWCITQMFFFHCTGGAVVFFLVVMAVDRYIAIYKPLQYLLIMNQGACIGLVIGAWLGGFAHSIVQVALILQLPFCGPNILDNFYCDVPQVIKLACTDTYITEILMVCNSGLLLTLIFFILLVSYTMILVKIRMHVTEGKHKALSTCSAQVIVMSLHFVPAMFIYDRPFRVSPVDKITSVLYTAITPVLNPIIFTLRNTEMKNSIRKLVGNNTLFKIMQSK from the coding sequence ATGGCTCTGAAGAAGTATAATACAACAGTGACAGAATTCATTCTCTTGGGTTTCTCTCAGAGTGCAAAGATTCAGTCCATCCTCTTCTTTATCTTTCTCACCATGTACATCATAACCTGGCTTGGGAACCTCACCATTATAATAACAGTGATTTACACACGCCACCTCCACACACCTATGTACTTTTTTTTATCCAACTTGGCTGTAATAGACATCAGTGATTGCACAGTAACTGCACTCAAAATGCTGTGGGACCTTATCTCTCATACAAATTCCATCTCCTACAACTGGTGCATCACCCAAATGTTCTTCTTCCATTGCACTGGAGGTGCTGTTGTCTTCTTCCTAGTTGTAATGGCTGTGGACAGGTACATAGCTATCTATAAACCACTGCAATATTTACTTATTATGAACCAAGGAGCTTGCATAGGCTTGGTTATTGGAGCTTGGTTGGGTGGCTTTGCTCACTCTATTGTCCAGGTAGCACTGATACTTCAGTTACCATTCTGTGGGCCCAACATATTGGACAACTTTTACTGTGATGTTCCGCAAGTAATCAAACTAGCTTGCACAGACACATACATTACAGAGATACTGATGGTTTGTAACAGTGGACTGCTTCTCACACTGATCTTTTTTATCTTACTTGTGTCATATACTATGATTTTGGTGAAAATTAGAATGCATGTCACAGAAGGGAAGCACAAAGCCCTGTCTACATGTTCTGCACAGGTCATAGTAATGAGCTTACATTTTGTTCCAGCAATGTTCATTTATGACCGCCCTTTCCGGGTGTCTCCAGTGGACAAAATAACCTCAGTCTTATACACTGCAATCACTCCAGTGCTAAATCCAATCATCTTCACTCTGAGGAACACCGAAATGAAAAACAGCATTAGAAAACTGGTTGGGAATAATACGTTATTCAAAATAATGCAATCAAAATGA